From Nitratidesulfovibrio vulgaris str. Hildenborough, a single genomic window includes:
- a CDS encoding glycosyltransferase translates to MHYSYLEPGLHAELAAITPDEAVAHLRNHLGNLLLDPAVTAAYINRLGVLTPEETTPSTRAWLTYLLVRYCDLLPLDLAAQRILAQVTGNAAPHLRDLERCAIPDPIERKLERLGAGEDSERNRAMLLALLHEYPYSPAIMERLMTVELALDIPVGGEWLPSVRPPAGLLRPLHERLFIHAMMQGDTERALQHAAACVPDNPSPHLLNHLAELHARLGDTQQALNLYGASLEADPLQHPVRLRMEALAKPPRAHADALHHRIAICLYSFNKAELLERTLSSLAASQTGEAHILVLLNGCTDDSATRVAAVNERLFNGRLEVIDMPINIGAPAARNWLLAKQTVREADFVAFLDDDVDVPAAWLPRLVGNLEEHPGAGVAGTRVRNPGDVPRLQYLYRNISVARPGLIRLSLDTPTLHHDTGFYDFTRSTTSVMGCCHVFTRRALDEVPAFDLRFSPSQMDDIAHDIDLALAGFDVLYTGDVVCVHHQMSGLGRANATDWKRFGNVAGNDVKFYYRFADRLDALGRLNNLGFMPDMPPA, encoded by the coding sequence ATGCACTACAGTTATCTCGAACCGGGCCTTCATGCCGAACTTGCAGCCATCACGCCCGACGAGGCAGTGGCACACCTGCGCAACCATCTGGGCAACCTGCTTCTAGACCCGGCTGTCACCGCGGCTTACATCAACCGGCTTGGAGTGCTCACCCCCGAAGAGACCACCCCTTCCACGCGGGCATGGCTCACCTATCTGCTTGTGCGCTACTGCGACCTGCTGCCGCTCGACCTCGCTGCACAACGTATTCTGGCACAGGTGACGGGCAATGCCGCGCCGCACCTGCGCGACCTTGAACGCTGCGCCATCCCCGACCCCATCGAACGCAAACTCGAACGCCTCGGCGCAGGTGAAGATTCCGAACGCAACCGTGCCATGCTGCTGGCGCTGCTGCATGAATACCCCTATTCGCCCGCCATCATGGAACGGCTCATGACCGTGGAACTCGCGCTGGACATCCCGGTGGGGGGCGAGTGGCTACCGTCGGTCAGACCTCCGGCGGGGCTGCTGCGCCCCCTGCACGAGCGGCTCTTCATCCATGCCATGATGCAGGGAGACACCGAACGCGCCCTGCAACACGCCGCAGCCTGCGTTCCCGACAACCCGTCACCGCATCTGCTCAACCATCTCGCCGAACTGCATGCCCGCCTCGGTGATACGCAACAGGCCCTGAACCTGTACGGGGCCTCACTCGAAGCCGACCCCCTCCAGCACCCGGTAAGGCTGCGCATGGAAGCCCTCGCCAAGCCTCCGCGCGCGCATGCCGACGCCCTGCACCACCGCATCGCCATCTGCCTGTACAGCTTCAACAAGGCTGAACTGCTCGAACGCACCCTCTCCTCGCTGGCGGCATCGCAAACGGGCGAGGCGCACATCCTCGTCCTGCTGAACGGCTGCACCGACGATTCCGCAACGCGCGTGGCTGCGGTGAACGAACGGCTGTTCAACGGGCGACTTGAAGTCATCGACATGCCCATCAACATCGGCGCACCTGCGGCCCGCAACTGGCTGCTTGCCAAGCAGACCGTACGTGAAGCCGATTTCGTGGCATTCCTCGACGACGACGTGGACGTGCCCGCCGCGTGGCTGCCCCGTCTGGTGGGCAATCTCGAAGAACATCCCGGCGCAGGGGTGGCGGGGACGCGCGTGCGCAACCCCGGTGACGTCCCCCGTCTGCAGTACCTCTACCGGAACATCTCGGTAGCGCGCCCCGGCCTCATCCGCCTCAGCCTCGACACGCCCACCCTGCACCACGATACCGGCTTCTACGACTTCACCCGCAGCACCACCAGCGTCATGGGCTGCTGCCACGTGTTCACGCGCCGCGCCCTCGACGAGGTGCCCGCCTTCGACCTGCGTTTCTCGCCGTCGCAGATGGACGACATCGCCCACGACATCGACCTTGCCCTTGCCGGGTTCGATGTGCTCTACACAGGCGACGTGGTCTGCGTACATCACCAGATGTCCGGCCTCGGCAGGGCCAATGCCACGGACTGGAAGCGTTTCGG